In Ruminiclostridium papyrosolvens DSM 2782, the following proteins share a genomic window:
- a CDS encoding helix-turn-helix domain-containing protein, whose translation MSHIKNEIHEALLNKNGFYRDLNSYYFNCEGSCFTLLPDKGKGHYWFYSYKNIFLISVLDFVLYEDLFIEYPNGNYLSLSYYESISGTEFEPYYKFAAPCLKGHFCNNNPYKCIFHKNIPVRCISLIVTPEYCKEYIHAKNSQQYKNLAKAFSNLDSVPDFPELIYLLNQIKNCRFSGISAKLYYESKVMEAISMIVQKINATASSSSAKRVAPQDFESLVSVTKYIDKHFPLEIKLDALSKIACMGTTKLKYTFKAVYNCTISDYILNKRLKKAEYLLSSTDLSISQISQSIGYKKAGSFSEIFRKNTGLLPNEYRKLSSYNSYSPYKPLDELNFQ comes from the coding sequence ATGAGCCATATAAAAAATGAAATACACGAAGCTTTGTTAAATAAGAATGGTTTCTATCGAGATTTAAATAGTTATTATTTTAATTGTGAAGGTAGCTGTTTTACCCTGTTACCGGATAAAGGAAAGGGACATTATTGGTTTTATTCCTACAAGAATATTTTCTTGATATCTGTTCTGGATTTTGTGTTGTACGAAGACCTGTTTATTGAATACCCCAACGGAAATTATTTAAGTCTGAGCTACTATGAATCCATATCAGGTACAGAATTTGAGCCATATTACAAATTCGCTGCACCCTGCTTAAAAGGTCACTTCTGTAATAATAACCCCTATAAATGCATCTTCCATAAAAATATTCCTGTCCGCTGCATTAGTCTCATAGTCACGCCTGAATACTGCAAGGAATATATTCATGCAAAAAATTCTCAGCAATATAAAAACTTAGCCAAAGCCTTTTCAAATCTTGATAGTGTACCTGATTTTCCTGAATTAATATATTTATTAAATCAGATAAAAAACTGCCGATTCAGCGGGATATCTGCAAAACTATACTACGAAAGCAAAGTTATGGAAGCAATCTCTATGATTGTACAAAAAATTAATGCAACAGCTTCGTCAAGCTCTGCAAAAAGAGTAGCTCCACAGGATTTTGAAAGTTTAGTATCTGTCACAAAATATATAGACAAGCATTTCCCTCTTGAAATCAAGCTGGATGCTTTGTCTAAAATCGCATGTATGGGGACCACTAAGCTGAAATATACCTTTAAAGCAGTCTATAACTGTACAATTTCAGACTATATACTGAATAAGCGTTTAAAAAAGGCCGAATATCTTCTTTCTAGTACAGATTTGAGCATAAGCCAAATATCTCAAAGCATAGGTTACAAAAAAGCAGGCAGCTTTTCAGAAATTTTTCGTAAAAATACAGGCTTATTACCTAATGAATATCGGAAATTATCTTCATACAACAGTTACTCCCCATATAAGCCATTAGATGAGCTTAATTTTCAATAA
- a CDS encoding salicylate synthase, which yields MKNNSYFESTIEFHGDTYFIAAQIIDKELFENYLFYENNEDFSLGIGIYSLLTVDSEYTTININGDTQCFKNAVLSETIHKAFSLVTLKDWRAYGVANFGLARYNHNLPLLSEDKNLLKLFIPEIEVRFSKSKIILRAISEDKLQEIDVLIRNILNDTNSESSLAKRVAAQKLEVPEADTYNSHVYMELVAKAVKEINERRYQKVILSRKIPLNQEIDMVASFIAGRKVNSPARSFILSIDGLTATGFSPETVVEVDANGWVSTLPLAGTRSCGCSGEEQKKLKEELINDTKEIAEHAVSVKLAFEEMSCACEPETIAVSDFMSIANRGTVQHIASKLRGKLKAGYNSWHAFNSLFPAVTASGIPKSESIEAIGRLEPVPRNLYSGCVMTVDSDGAMDAALVLRTIYQKDKTAWLHAGAGIVKMSKPIRELEETREKLSSFSKNLLSLKQ from the coding sequence ATGAAAAATAATAGTTATTTTGAAAGCACGATAGAATTTCATGGAGATACTTATTTTATTGCAGCACAGATAATTGACAAGGAACTTTTTGAAAACTATCTCTTTTATGAAAACAATGAAGATTTCTCTTTGGGTATCGGAATTTATAGTTTACTAACTGTTGATTCAGAATATACAACAATAAATATAAACGGTGATACACAATGTTTTAAAAATGCTGTTCTTAGTGAAACTATTCATAAGGCTTTTTCATTAGTTACGCTTAAAGACTGGCGTGCCTATGGAGTTGCGAATTTCGGACTTGCAAGATATAATCACAATTTGCCTCTTTTATCAGAGGATAAGAATCTATTAAAACTATTTATACCTGAAATAGAAGTGAGATTTAGCAAAAGCAAAATCATTTTAAGGGCAATAAGTGAAGATAAACTTCAAGAGATTGATGTTTTAATCAGAAATATATTGAATGATACCAATAGCGAAAGTAGTCTGGCTAAAAGAGTTGCAGCTCAGAAGCTGGAAGTACCTGAAGCTGATACATATAATTCCCATGTGTATATGGAATTAGTAGCTAAGGCAGTGAAAGAAATTAATGAAAGAAGATATCAAAAAGTAATTTTATCCAGAAAAATACCTCTTAATCAGGAAATAGATATGGTTGCCAGTTTTATTGCAGGAAGAAAAGTCAACTCTCCTGCAAGGTCATTTATACTTAGCATAGATGGTCTAACTGCAACAGGCTTTAGCCCCGAAACAGTGGTTGAAGTTGATGCTAACGGATGGGTAAGTACTCTGCCTCTTGCAGGAACTCGTTCTTGCGGATGCAGCGGGGAAGAGCAGAAGAAGCTAAAAGAAGAACTGATTAATGATACAAAAGAAATTGCTGAACATGCTGTTTCGGTTAAGCTGGCTTTTGAAGAAATGAGCTGTGCTTGCGAACCTGAAACCATTGCAGTAAGTGATTTTATGTCCATTGCTAATAGAGGAACGGTTCAGCATATCGCATCAAAACTGCGTGGAAAGCTCAAAGCCGGCTATAACTCCTGGCATGCATTTAATAGTCTTTTTCCTGCGGTAACTGCTTCGGGAATTCCTAAAAGTGAATCTATTGAAGCAATAGGCAGATTGGAGCCTGTTCCAAGAAATCTTTACAGTGGTTGCGTAATGACTGTGGACAGTGATGGAGCAATGGATGCTGCCCTTGTTTTGAGGACTATCTATCAAAAAGACAAAACTGCTTGGCTTCACGCAGGAGCCGGAATAGTAAAGATGTCTAAACCAATTAGAGAGCTTGAAGAAACCAGAGAGAAACTAAGCAGCTTTTCTAAGAATCTTTTATCACTTAAACAGTGA
- a CDS encoding metal-dependent transcriptional regulator, with amino-acid sequence MAKLTFTMENYLEAIYELSSSGNGARVSDIASRLGVTKASTHSAMSSLAEKGLITNEKYKEVFLTPEGLKFAEQTSIKHHVIQQFLINILKISPSIAESDACAIEHVISNDSITAMQKLLNSDKNKPQKD; translated from the coding sequence ATGGCAAAACTAACATTTACTATGGAAAACTATCTTGAAGCAATATATGAACTATCAAGTTCAGGAAATGGAGCAAGAGTATCAGATATCGCTTCACGTCTGGGTGTTACAAAAGCTAGTACACATAGCGCTATGTCCAGTCTTGCAGAAAAAGGCCTGATTACTAATGAGAAGTATAAGGAAGTGTTTTTAACTCCTGAGGGCTTAAAATTCGCTGAGCAAACTTCAATAAAGCACCATGTAATTCAACAATTCTTAATAAATATACTAAAAATATCCCCTTCAATTGCAGAAAGTGATGCTTGTGCTATTGAGCATGTTATAAGTAATGACTCAATTACTGCTATGCAAAAGTTGTTAAATTCTGATAAAAATAAGCCCCAGAAGGATTAA
- a CDS encoding NAD(P)/FAD-dependent oxidoreductase, producing MYDVAIIGTGPAGLSAALNLKIHQKKFIWIGTKNLSEKVEKAELILNYPGLAAVSGEKLMRAYRKQIEDMGIEIAEYMVNAVMPLSGHYAIMAGSEYYEAQSVILATGMANVASIKGELGFIGKGLSYCATCDGMLYRNRTIGIVCNNKRFEHEIKYLAEIAKKVYLFPAYKDCSIDLPNVEIISAIEEICGEKRVASINLKNGHILEVDGVFIFRNSIAIKTLLPGLMLEDRGSSI from the coding sequence ATGTATGATGTGGCCATTATTGGAACTGGACCTGCCGGATTATCCGCAGCATTGAATTTAAAAATTCATCAGAAAAAGTTTATATGGATTGGAACAAAGAACTTAAGCGAGAAGGTGGAGAAGGCAGAACTTATCTTAAATTACCCCGGCTTAGCAGCTGTATCGGGAGAAAAACTCATGCGTGCTTACCGAAAGCAGATTGAAGATATGGGAATTGAAATTGCAGAGTACATGGTAAATGCTGTTATGCCATTATCAGGTCATTACGCCATTATGGCAGGCAGTGAGTACTACGAGGCACAGTCTGTTATTCTTGCAACAGGAATGGCAAATGTAGCATCCATAAAGGGGGAATTAGGCTTTATAGGTAAAGGCCTAAGTTACTGTGCAACCTGTGATGGAATGCTTTATCGTAATAGAACAATCGGAATTGTATGCAACAATAAACGCTTTGAACATGAGATTAAGTATTTGGCGGAAATTGCGAAGAAAGTCTATCTATTTCCGGCATATAAAGATTGCAGTATTGACCTCCCAAATGTGGAAATAATCAGCGCTATTGAGGAGATTTGTGGTGAGAAGCGAGTAGCTTCTATAAATTTAAAGAATGGCCATATATTAGAAGTAGATGGTGTATTTATATTTCGTAATTCAATAGCAATTAAAACACTACTGCCGGGGCTTATGCTTGAGGACAGAGGCAGTTCCATCTAG
- a CDS encoding 4Fe-4S binding protein — MKNYKLVMYLRLGLLTLFAVLITIAGYLHIVKGGGKSPSIHALCPFGGLESLFQLFATGSFISKIFAGTMILFVITLVVSILFRRSFCGLICPFGAIQELVSKMGQKIFRKKFIIPSKIDKPLRYLKYIVLIVTVFYAWKTAGLWMSPYDPWSAYAHLPEGLESVWSESAVGLILLVVILIGSFLYDRFFCKYLCPMGALYGIIGKISPFKLVRNENICINCGKCNKVCPMNIDVQNSKEVKSAECINCQTCVLNCPKSGTLYSKVQKKSVKPLVAIALVMVVFWGSIFAFQKMGVYQLLPEQIKSGESITFDEVKGYMTITEAAKATKTKLEEFYKKFEIPETVPPETTMKSISKIVPDYELDKIKEKTKSSN; from the coding sequence TTGAAGAACTATAAACTGGTAATGTATTTACGATTAGGTCTGTTAACATTATTTGCTGTATTGATTACCATAGCCGGGTACCTCCATATAGTGAAAGGCGGAGGCAAATCGCCATCAATTCATGCTTTATGTCCATTTGGCGGACTTGAAAGCCTGTTTCAGTTATTTGCAACAGGAAGCTTTATAAGCAAGATATTTGCGGGAACCATGATACTTTTTGTTATAACTCTTGTAGTTTCAATCCTTTTCAGACGTAGCTTCTGTGGCTTGATATGTCCATTTGGAGCTATCCAAGAACTTGTTTCAAAAATGGGACAGAAAATTTTCAGGAAAAAATTTATCATACCTTCTAAAATTGATAAACCATTGAGATATCTGAAATATATCGTCTTAATTGTTACAGTTTTTTATGCCTGGAAAACAGCAGGATTATGGATGTCTCCTTATGATCCCTGGTCAGCCTATGCACATTTACCGGAAGGGTTGGAAAGTGTATGGAGCGAATCAGCAGTAGGCTTAATTTTGCTTGTTGTAATACTAATAGGGTCTTTTCTTTATGATAGGTTCTTTTGTAAATATTTATGCCCAATGGGAGCTTTATACGGTATAATTGGCAAAATAAGTCCTTTCAAACTAGTTCGAAATGAGAATATTTGCATCAACTGCGGTAAGTGTAATAAGGTATGTCCTATGAATATTGATGTGCAAAATTCTAAGGAAGTTAAAAGTGCAGAGTGTATTAATTGTCAAACCTGTGTACTAAATTGTCCAAAATCAGGCACATTATATAGTAAAGTACAAAAAAAATCTGTGAAGCCTTTGGTTGCAATTGCTTTAGTAATGGTAGTGTTTTGGGGCTCAATCTTTGCTTTTCAAAAAATGGGTGTGTATCAGCTTTTACCTGAGCAGATAAAATCTGGTGAAAGCATAACTTTTGATGAAGTCAAGGGCTATATGACGATTACAGAGGCTGCTAAAGCTACCAAAACAAAATTGGAGGAATTCTATAAAAAATTTGAAATTCCTGAAACTGTACCTCCTGAAACAACTATGAAGAGTATAAGTAAAATAGTTCCTGATTATGAATTAGATAAAATCAAAGAAAAGACTAAGTCTAGCAATTAA
- a CDS encoding S-layer homology domain-containing protein, with product MKNNIFKDNYYYLCKKLVICFSVLSIMLTMMTLSNNNSSAASILLNDIQNHWAEKDIEKAVDSGYVKGYTDSTFKPDMPVTRAECVSMLNSAFGVTTKESTAHFTDVSTKDWFAANVWTAANASYMSGYPDNTFRPYNFITREQCAMAIFNLTKINANSKKVFQDDGQIANWSRNAVTALASAGIISGYNDGKFYPAKNVTRAQAVVMINNAKSYLSKMSENTSPPQKDSENIEITPVRSSIVVTGSIVNIRANPGTSYSVIGQVKSGDILEANGLSNNWYRVLFNGSTGWITAQYVKETSETSRGGYGRDNQNNSSQTDNNNEQNMQNVTNYVLIWKLSQSESGNIDALIEKAKTLRIGYVIKTHDGSAWWQEQADAIKKFKAAGIPCGAWGYCYGNHLQDEINNVQKSFEAGASFYIADVEKEYENVNMRDKAQQFMSAISQLGPVDYTSYAYPTYHSALPFDIFNQYARYAMPQSYWKLIGDSPQECYDRSVKEYKATGAKNIALMGMICDNVAVSEIKEFQKLCLNNNSPIFWWDYQEASPEMLNAIGIDSF from the coding sequence ATGAAAAATAATATCTTTAAGGATAACTATTACTACTTATGCAAAAAATTAGTAATATGTTTTTCTGTTTTATCAATTATGTTGACTATGATGACTTTAAGTAACAACAATTCGTCTGCAGCTTCCATTTTATTAAACGACATTCAGAATCACTGGGCAGAAAAAGATATAGAAAAGGCAGTTGATTCTGGTTATGTCAAAGGATATACTGATTCTACATTCAAGCCGGACATGCCTGTGACTAGGGCAGAATGTGTTTCAATGCTGAACTCTGCTTTTGGTGTAACGACAAAGGAAAGCACTGCACATTTTACTGATGTAAGCACTAAGGACTGGTTTGCAGCAAATGTGTGGACTGCAGCAAATGCATCCTATATGAGCGGATACCCGGATAATACATTCAGACCATATAACTTTATAACACGGGAACAATGTGCCATGGCTATATTTAACCTTACAAAAATTAACGCGAATAGTAAAAAAGTATTTCAAGACGACGGTCAAATTGCCAATTGGTCAAGAAATGCGGTAACTGCTCTTGCTTCCGCAGGGATAATATCAGGTTATAATGATGGTAAATTTTACCCTGCTAAAAATGTAACACGTGCTCAAGCAGTTGTTATGATAAATAATGCAAAAAGCTATTTATCAAAAATGTCTGAGAATACGTCACCTCCCCAGAAGGATTCAGAAAATATTGAAATTACTCCGGTCAGGAGTTCAATTGTAGTAACAGGCAGTATAGTCAATATTCGTGCTAATCCAGGTACTTCGTACTCTGTTATAGGACAAGTCAAATCAGGAGACATTTTAGAGGCAAACGGATTGTCAAATAACTGGTATAGGGTCTTGTTCAACGGTTCTACAGGTTGGATTACCGCTCAATATGTAAAAGAAACTTCTGAAACCAGTAGAGGAGGTTACGGGAGAGATAATCAAAATAATTCATCACAGACTGATAATAACAATGAGCAAAACATGCAAAATGTAACAAATTATGTATTAATATGGAAGCTTTCGCAATCTGAGTCAGGAAATATTGATGCTCTTATAGAAAAGGCAAAAACACTGCGTATAGGTTATGTAATAAAAACTCATGATGGCAGTGCATGGTGGCAGGAGCAAGCTGATGCAATCAAAAAGTTTAAAGCTGCAGGTATTCCGTGTGGTGCATGGGGATATTGCTATGGAAATCATTTGCAGGATGAAATAAACAATGTACAGAAAAGCTTTGAGGCCGGCGCATCTTTTTATATAGCAGATGTTGAAAAAGAATATGAAAATGTAAATATGAGGGATAAAGCACAACAGTTTATGTCGGCTATTTCCCAGTTAGGTCCTGTTGATTATACCTCCTATGCTTATCCTACCTACCATAGTGCATTACCTTTTGACATTTTTAATCAATATGCAAGGTATGCCATGCCACAGTCTTACTGGAAGCTTATAGGAGACTCTCCTCAAGAGTGCTATGATAGGTCCGTAAAGGAATATAAAGCTACAGGCGCAAAAAATATCGCTCTTATGGGTATGATTTGCGATAATGTTGCTGTTTCTGAAATTAAGGAATTTCAGAAATTGTGTTTGAACAATAATTCCCCTATATTTTGGTGGGACTATCAGGAGGCATCGCCAGAGATGCTTAATGCTATTGGTATTGACAGCTTTTAG
- a CDS encoding response regulator, translating into MKDKLIYIADMYNDALQLLKQNLESYNFDVKVFDNGDKLVINCIKLKPDFVIMDINLHGIDGLEVCRKLRQECNTRDIPIIFLTEKKDEFDVLLGLEVGADDYMVKPFSIRELHSRIKAIWRRTRFNRAKELDNIKLNNLIFDIQGRTVSNGNISIKFPQKEFELLMFMIINKGKVLNRNYIIKQIWGSDRYNDSRTLDVHIRYLRKKLDVLDNKHLYIESIRKSGYRFIDKKVDDKVG; encoded by the coding sequence ATGAAAGACAAGCTCATATATATTGCTGATATGTATAATGATGCATTACAGTTACTAAAGCAAAATCTGGAATCGTATAATTTTGATGTGAAGGTATTTGACAATGGGGATAAACTTGTAATTAATTGTATCAAGCTAAAGCCTGATTTCGTAATAATGGATATAAATCTACATGGAATAGATGGCCTTGAAGTATGTCGTAAGTTAAGACAGGAATGTAATACAAGAGATATTCCAATAATATTTTTAACTGAAAAAAAGGACGAATTTGATGTTCTTTTAGGATTAGAGGTTGGAGCCGATGACTATATGGTTAAGCCGTTCAGTATTAGAGAACTGCATTCAAGAATTAAAGCAATCTGGAGGAGGACACGGTTTAATAGAGCTAAAGAACTGGATAATATAAAACTTAATAATTTAATATTTGACATACAAGGAAGGACTGTCAGCAACGGAAATATTTCAATAAAGTTTCCTCAAAAAGAGTTTGAACTCTTAATGTTTATGATAATCAATAAGGGAAAGGTTCTTAACAGAAATTACATTATAAAACAGATATGGGGTTCTGACCGATACAATGACAGCAGAACCCTCGATGTCCATATCAGATATCTCCGTAAAAAATTAGATGTGTTAGACAATAAACACTTATATATTGAAAGTATACGTAAATCTGGTTACAGATTTATTGATAAAAAAGTTGATGATAAAGTCGGCTGA
- a CDS encoding methyl-accepting chemotaxis protein — translation MKKKYLSTIRFNRFNLSAVKIRTRILALFLILITAAIAIVTGVTYTVGKDNLENMISNQLNNSVRSIANQISLLNSAYSSKEFSRKLNYVLTSELSSYKRAGYDTDIYLLHADGTFVDITNTNRKTDKKANLPDNLLKSAIKEKRGSMKIKLDGNDVTVAFGYILEKDWVYAVSVKKASYLKLLYKLQFISLISGVICIFLAFGLNMLGTRGIINSIKKISNTVVAAGNGALSVRSSASHGGPEISNLSNSLNLMLANFQKLLGEIGTSIGELNASSIELNQISKITDCSTSYIRELTHKMSNKYEEQNSFATQIAESATQLIKTIEKVIQKVNLTAELSQLMINSVLEGLKTIKELNGYMGEIELVSKQIVDFVNILDNKSNEIHKVTSTIKNISGQTKLLSLNASIEAARAGETGQGFMVVAHEIQNLAYSSAVSAIEVEEIVKDIKTNMDAVLKIAEHGRNVSYKGSEMANVTDITFNDILNKVSETHKNVKDISYKANHISENIKQFEINSDKILSIINQMAASSQEVAAEVEKHHSISGSVIVNSENILSVAAKFEQLKKLFSTD, via the coding sequence ATGAAAAAGAAATACCTATCCACAATAAGATTCAATAGATTTAACTTAAGTGCAGTAAAAATAAGAACAAGAATATTGGCATTATTTTTAATTTTAATTACTGCAGCAATCGCAATAGTTACAGGAGTTACTTATACTGTAGGAAAAGACAACCTTGAGAATATGATATCAAACCAGTTGAATAATTCTGTACGTTCTATAGCAAATCAAATTTCACTATTAAACAGTGCATACAGTTCTAAGGAATTTTCCCGAAAGCTAAATTATGTCTTAACATCAGAACTTTCCAGTTATAAGAGAGCAGGGTATGATACCGATATTTATTTGTTACATGCTGATGGAACATTTGTTGACATAACTAACACCAATAGAAAGACAGATAAAAAAGCTAATTTGCCGGATAATTTGTTAAAATCCGCTATTAAAGAGAAAAGGGGAAGTATGAAGATAAAACTTGACGGAAATGATGTTACAGTCGCATTCGGCTATATTTTAGAAAAAGATTGGGTATACGCCGTGTCCGTAAAAAAAGCTTCATATCTCAAACTACTATATAAGCTACAGTTTATTTCGCTAATCTCCGGAGTTATATGTATCTTTCTGGCTTTTGGACTTAATATGCTTGGAACCCGTGGAATTATCAATTCAATAAAAAAAATCAGCAACACAGTTGTTGCCGCCGGAAATGGAGCTTTGTCTGTGCGTTCATCAGCCAGTCATGGCGGACCTGAGATTTCAAATCTCTCCAATAGTTTAAATTTGATGCTTGCTAACTTCCAAAAATTACTGGGTGAAATAGGAACTTCTATAGGAGAGTTAAATGCCTCCAGTATTGAATTAAATCAAATTTCTAAAATAACAGATTGTAGTACTTCTTATATTCGTGAACTTACACATAAAATGTCCAATAAATATGAGGAGCAAAATTCCTTTGCAACTCAAATAGCTGAGTCTGCAACACAACTAATTAAAACCATTGAAAAAGTCATTCAAAAAGTTAACCTGACTGCCGAACTGAGTCAGCTTATGATAAATTCAGTATTAGAGGGCTTGAAAACTATAAAGGAATTAAACGGATATATGGGCGAAATAGAGTTGGTCTCAAAGCAAATAGTTGATTTTGTTAATATTTTAGATAACAAATCTAATGAAATCCATAAAGTTACAAGTACAATTAAGAATATTTCAGGTCAGACAAAGCTTCTTTCATTAAATGCTTCAATAGAAGCAGCCAGAGCCGGTGAAACAGGCCAAGGTTTTATGGTGGTTGCCCACGAAATTCAAAATCTGGCATATAGTTCAGCTGTATCAGCAATAGAAGTAGAAGAAATAGTTAAGGATATAAAAACCAATATGGATGCTGTACTCAAAATAGCTGAACATGGCAGGAATGTATCCTATAAAGGAAGCGAAATGGCAAATGTGACTGATATTACATTTAATGATATTTTGAATAAAGTATCAGAAACACATAAAAATGTAAAAGACATCTCATATAAAGCCAATCATATATCAGAAAACATAAAACAGTTTGAAATAAACTCTGATAAAATCTTAAGTATAATTAACCAGATGGCAGCGAGTTCTCAGGAAGTTGCTGCAGAGGTTGAAAAACATCACAGCATATCGGGCAGTGTGATTGTTAATTCCGAAAATATTTTAAGTGTAGCAGCAAAATTCGAACAGTTAAAAAAATTATTCTCTACTGATTGA
- the pstA gene encoding phosphate ABC transporter permease PstA produces the protein MLKSKTADRLATVVLYIIASGIILLLLSFVGYLLYQGRERLNLHFIISSPVFMKEGGGIGPQLFNSLYIVFLSMIITVPIGLAAGVYLSEYSKPGKVTDIIRFCIEALASLPSIVIGLFGLLVFVSMTGWGYTLFSGALAVAVLNLPVITRISEDAIRNVPDTVKEASLAMGATHWQTIYKVIIPTALPALVTGLIMTSGRVFGEAAALLYTAGMSSPNLNFDDWNPFHIRSPLNPFRPAETLAVYIWKVNSEGLAPDARQIADGASAILIIFVFIFNIVSRFLGRVLSTKFAGRKN, from the coding sequence GTGCTAAAATCAAAAACAGCAGACAGGTTGGCAACGGTAGTTTTATATATAATAGCTTCCGGAATCATACTACTGCTTTTATCCTTTGTAGGTTATTTACTTTACCAAGGCAGGGAGCGACTAAATTTACATTTTATTATATCTTCACCCGTATTTATGAAAGAAGGCGGAGGAATAGGTCCTCAGTTGTTTAATTCATTGTACATTGTATTCCTTTCTATGATAATTACTGTTCCTATAGGACTGGCAGCAGGTGTATACTTGTCAGAATATTCCAAACCGGGAAAAGTCACTGATATTATACGTTTTTGTATTGAGGCACTAGCATCTCTTCCTTCTATTGTAATTGGTTTATTTGGGTTACTTGTTTTTGTTAGTATGACAGGGTGGGGGTATACTTTATTTTCAGGTGCTTTGGCGGTTGCAGTGCTGAATTTACCTGTTATAACCAGAATTAGTGAGGATGCAATACGAAATGTTCCAGATACAGTGAAAGAAGCCAGCCTTGCAATGGGAGCTACACATTGGCAAACTATTTATAAAGTAATTATACCTACTGCTTTACCAGCCTTAGTAACAGGTTTGATTATGACATCAGGAAGGGTTTTCGGTGAAGCAGCAGCACTATTATATACCGCAGGTATGAGTAGTCCTAATCTGAATTTTGATGATTGGAATCCATTTCACATAAGATCCCCTTTAAATCCTTTCAGACCGGCTGAAACTCTTGCAGTTTATATATGGAAAGTCAATTCAGAAGGCCTTGCTCCAGATGCAAGGCAAATAGCAGACGGTGCTTCGGCAATTTTAATAATTTTTGTGTTTATCTTTAATATCGTATCCAGATTTTTGGGAAGAGTTCTAAGTACAAAATTTGCCGGAAGAAAAAACTAA
- the pstC gene encoding phosphate ABC transporter permease subunit PstC, with protein sequence MLKEKYKNSKLYYLEHELLGKYTVTFFGIFLIILTICLVTFIATKGLATFFNNHYSPIEFLFSTVWKPDRGVSKGGPAIGTLIFIVGSVSVSLLALIISTPLSVSIAIFMTEISPKLGKKLLQPAIEVFTGIPSVVYGWVGLSVLVPLIRANFGGLGFSLLAGSLVLSIMIFPTIASVSADAIRAISRDYYEASLSIGATRWQTIWKIILPSAMPGILTGVVLGLARAFGEALAVQMVLGNTIRIPHSIVDSTVNMTSIITMDMGNTAMGTVWNNALWSMALLLLIMSFLFIILIHKIGKKGVSK encoded by the coding sequence ATGTTAAAAGAAAAATATAAGAATTCTAAGTTATATTATTTAGAACATGAACTTTTGGGGAAGTATACTGTAACTTTTTTTGGGATATTTCTTATTATATTAACAATATGTCTTGTTACATTTATTGCAACAAAAGGGTTGGCGACGTTTTTTAATAATCACTATTCACCTATTGAATTTTTGTTTTCAACAGTATGGAAACCTGACAGAGGTGTTTCAAAGGGTGGTCCTGCAATAGGTACTTTGATTTTTATTGTAGGCTCTGTTTCAGTTTCCCTTCTTGCACTTATTATTAGTACACCTTTAAGTGTATCAATAGCAATTTTTATGACTGAGATATCTCCTAAATTAGGGAAAAAATTATTACAGCCCGCTATTGAAGTATTTACAGGAATACCTTCTGTTGTCTATGGTTGGGTTGGATTAAGTGTATTGGTTCCCCTGATAAGAGCTAACTTTGGAGGGCTAGGATTCAGTTTGCTTGCAGGCTCTCTGGTTTTAAGCATTATGATATTCCCTACAATTGCAAGCGTATCGGCTGATGCAATCAGAGCAATATCCAGAGATTATTATGAAGCTTCGTTATCTATTGGAGCTACAAGGTGGCAAACAATTTGGAAGATAATATTACCTTCTGCAATGCCCGGAATACTGACGGGGGTCGTGCTGGGACTTGCCCGTGCTTTTGGGGAAGCTCTTGCAGTTCAAATGGTTTTAGGTAATACAATACGTATTCCTCACTCAATTGTAGATTCCACTGTAAACATGACCAGCATAATTACAATGGATATGGGTAATACCGCTATGGGAACCGTATGGAACAATGCACTGTGGTCCATGGCACTGCTACTGTTAATAATGTCATTTTTGTTTATTATACTAATTCATAAAATCGGAAAAAAAGGGGTGAGTAAGTAG